Proteins found in one Nocardia brasiliensis ATCC 700358 genomic segment:
- a CDS encoding YgfZ/GcvT domain-containing protein, with amino-acid sequence MSVVVAPSPILSTPGAVAGAPGSPDAAVAWHYGDPLGEQRAAVQRAAIVDRSHRFVLSIAGAERLTWLHTITSQHIAALTEGQSAESLDLDLNGRVLNHFVLTELDATVWIDTEGDRGPALLEFLRKMVFWADAQPVEAEHAVLSLLGPNAPEVLAALGVDSVPGVYEAVALPGGGFVRRMPWPVADSFDLVVPRAELADRWRELVAAGAAPAGMWAFEALRVAAVRPRIGLDTDDRTIPHEARWIGGVAEHGAVHLDKGCYRGQETVARVHNLGKPPRHLVLLHLDGSADERPAAGDDVTAGGRAIGRLGTVIDHYELGPIALALIKRTIPVDTQLTAGPAAAAIDPDSVPADDSPQAGRLAVDRLRGR; translated from the coding sequence GTGTCCGTGGTCGTTGCACCCAGCCCCATCCTGTCTACTCCGGGAGCCGTCGCGGGAGCGCCCGGTTCGCCGGATGCCGCCGTGGCGTGGCATTACGGTGACCCGCTCGGCGAACAGCGGGCGGCCGTGCAGCGGGCCGCGATCGTCGATCGCTCGCATCGATTCGTGCTGAGCATCGCCGGCGCCGAGCGGCTGACCTGGCTGCACACCATCACCAGCCAGCACATCGCGGCCCTCACCGAAGGGCAGTCCGCGGAAAGCCTCGACCTCGACCTCAACGGCCGGGTGCTGAACCATTTCGTGCTCACCGAACTCGACGCCACGGTGTGGATCGACACCGAAGGCGACCGCGGCCCCGCACTGCTGGAGTTCCTGCGCAAGATGGTCTTCTGGGCCGACGCGCAGCCCGTCGAAGCCGAGCACGCCGTACTCAGCCTGCTCGGGCCGAACGCGCCCGAGGTGCTCGCCGCGCTCGGCGTCGACTCCGTGCCCGGCGTCTACGAGGCCGTGGCGCTGCCCGGCGGCGGTTTCGTGCGGCGGATGCCGTGGCCGGTCGCCGACTCCTTCGACCTCGTGGTTCCGCGCGCGGAACTCGCCGACCGGTGGCGCGAACTCGTCGCGGCGGGTGCCGCGCCGGCCGGCATGTGGGCGTTCGAGGCGCTGCGGGTCGCCGCCGTGCGCCCGCGAATCGGGCTCGACACCGACGACCGCACCATCCCGCACGAGGCCCGCTGGATCGGCGGCGTCGCCGAGCACGGCGCGGTGCACCTGGACAAAGGCTGCTATCGCGGGCAGGAGACCGTGGCGCGGGTGCACAATCTCGGCAAACCGCCGCGGCATCTGGTGCTGCTGCATCTCGACGGATCGGCCGACGAACGGCCGGCGGCAGGTGACGACGTCACCGCGGGCGGGCGGGCGATCGGCCGCCTCGGCACGGTGATCGACCACTACGAACTCGGCCCGATCGCGCTCGCGCTGATCAAACGCACGATCCCGGTGGACACCCAGCTCACGGCCGGCCCGGCGGCCGCGGCCATCGACCCCGACTCGGTACCCGCCGACGAC
- a CDS encoding aminodeoxychorismate lyase, which yields MVDRVLVSLDGAVRDADAPLVYADDIGLLRGDGIFETVLVRAGNACAIEFHLGRLRRSAQALDLPEPELGRWRAAVERAAKEWGADREGVMRLVLTRGRDSELSGVAEKVTSGDLAAAVPVPTAYVLVLPVPDRVQKARTEGVAVVTLSRGISIDLAQAAPWQLLGAKTLSYASNMAALRFAARMGADDVIFTSTENRVLEGPRSSVVIARDKQLLTPPAKNGVLPGVTQRALFAEAQKAGWECIYKSLFTADLLTCDSIWLLSSISLAARVNSLDGLRMSAPDNAAEIIDLVDRGVERAGAIGDW from the coding sequence ATGGTAGATCGGGTTCTTGTCTCACTCGACGGCGCGGTCCGGGACGCGGACGCGCCGTTGGTGTATGCGGACGATATCGGGCTTCTGCGAGGCGACGGTATTTTCGAAACGGTACTGGTGCGTGCGGGCAACGCGTGCGCGATCGAATTCCACCTAGGCAGGCTGCGCCGCTCGGCGCAGGCGCTCGATCTGCCGGAGCCGGAACTAGGGCGGTGGCGTGCGGCGGTGGAGCGGGCCGCGAAGGAGTGGGGCGCCGATCGCGAGGGCGTGATGCGGCTGGTGCTCACCCGCGGGCGCGATTCGGAGCTGTCCGGAGTCGCGGAGAAGGTGACCTCCGGTGATCTCGCGGCCGCGGTGCCCGTGCCGACCGCCTACGTGCTGGTGCTGCCCGTGCCCGATCGGGTGCAGAAGGCGCGTACCGAGGGCGTCGCGGTGGTGACCCTGTCCCGGGGCATCTCGATCGACCTCGCGCAGGCCGCGCCCTGGCAGTTGCTCGGCGCGAAGACGCTCTCCTATGCCTCCAATATGGCGGCGCTGCGTTTCGCGGCCCGGATGGGCGCCGACGACGTGATCTTCACCAGCACCGAGAACCGAGTGCTCGAGGGGCCGCGTTCGTCCGTGGTGATCGCGCGGGACAAGCAGCTGCTCACCCCGCCCGCGAAAAACGGTGTGCTGCCGGGCGTCACCCAGCGCGCGCTGTTCGCCGAGGCGCAGAAGGCCGGGTGGGAGTGCATCTACAAGTCGCTGTTCACCGCGGACCTGCTGACCTGTGACAGCATCTGGCTGCTGTCCAGCATCTCGCTCGCGGCGCGGGTGAATTCGCTGGACGGCCTGCGGATGTCGGCGCCGGACAACGCGGCCGAGATCATCGATCTGGTGGACCGCGGTGTCGAGCGGGCGGGTGCCATCGGCGACTGGTGA
- a CDS encoding cytochrome ubiquinol oxidase subunit I — protein sequence MNALDISRWQFGITTVYHFLLVPLTIGLAPLVAAMQTAWVITGKEHWLRLTKFFGKLFLINFALGVATGIVQEFQFGMNWSEYSRFVGDVFGAPLALEGLVAFFMESTFLGLWIFGWSRLPKLAHLAAIWMVAIGVNASAYFIVAANSFMQHPVGARFNPETGRAELESIVAVLTNNTLLAAFPHVVAGSFVTAGTFVAGIAGWWMVRKARTGDAAEITEARTMWRPAALVGIWVMLVSLGALFLTGDTQGKLMFEQQPMKMASAESLCHTATDPDFSILTVGTHNNCDSVTHVLEVPGVLPYLAKGKFSDVTLPGVVDLQQEYNAKYGVGDYRPNLFVTYWSFRAMIGLAAGSALLALAGLWLTRRGRVPNQRWFAWLSLLAIPTPFLANSAGWVFTEMGRQPWVVAPNPTGDPNLRLTVQQGVSNHSPGVVLFSLITFTLLYGALAVVWFYLMRRYVVHGPEQPAASPPTGSGPDKPAGPAGRSGEEPAVEQLSFAY from the coding sequence GTGAACGCGCTGGACATCTCGCGATGGCAGTTCGGCATCACGACCGTCTACCACTTCCTGTTGGTGCCGCTGACCATCGGCCTCGCGCCCTTGGTCGCCGCCATGCAGACCGCGTGGGTGATCACCGGCAAGGAGCACTGGCTCCGGCTGACCAAATTCTTCGGCAAACTGTTCCTGATCAACTTCGCGCTCGGCGTCGCCACCGGCATCGTGCAGGAATTCCAGTTCGGCATGAACTGGAGCGAATACTCCCGCTTCGTCGGCGACGTGTTCGGCGCACCGCTCGCGCTGGAAGGCCTGGTGGCCTTCTTCATGGAATCGACCTTCCTCGGCCTGTGGATCTTCGGCTGGTCCCGGCTGCCGAAACTCGCGCACCTGGCCGCGATCTGGATGGTCGCCATCGGGGTGAACGCCTCGGCGTACTTCATCGTCGCGGCCAACTCGTTCATGCAGCACCCGGTCGGGGCGCGGTTCAACCCGGAAACCGGGCGCGCCGAACTCGAGAGCATTGTCGCGGTGCTCACCAACAACACACTGCTGGCGGCCTTTCCGCACGTGGTCGCCGGATCCTTCGTCACGGCAGGCACTTTCGTCGCCGGTATCGCGGGTTGGTGGATGGTGCGCAAGGCACGCACCGGTGACGCCGCGGAAATCACCGAGGCGCGCACCATGTGGCGGCCCGCCGCGCTGGTCGGCATCTGGGTGATGCTCGTCTCGCTGGGCGCGCTGTTCCTCACCGGTGACACGCAGGGCAAGCTGATGTTCGAACAGCAGCCGATGAAGATGGCCTCGGCGGAATCGTTGTGCCACACCGCGACCGACCCGGACTTCTCCATCCTCACCGTCGGCACGCACAACAACTGCGACAGCGTCACGCACGTGCTCGAGGTGCCCGGCGTGCTGCCCTACCTCGCCAAAGGCAAGTTCAGCGACGTCACCCTGCCCGGCGTCGTCGACCTGCAACAGGAGTACAACGCGAAATACGGTGTCGGTGACTACCGTCCCAACCTGTTCGTCACCTACTGGTCGTTCCGCGCCATGATCGGCCTCGCGGCCGGCTCGGCCCTGCTGGCGCTGGCCGGACTGTGGCTCACCCGGCGCGGACGTGTGCCGAACCAGCGCTGGTTCGCCTGGCTCAGCCTGCTCGCCATCCCGACGCCGTTCCTGGCCAACAGCGCGGGCTGGGTGTTCACCGAAATGGGCAGGCAGCCTTGGGTTGTCGCGCCCAACCCGACCGGCGACCCGAACCTGCGGCTGACCGTGCAGCAGGGTGTGTCCAACCATTCGCCCGGCGTGGTGCTGTTCTCGCTGATCACCTTCACGCTGCTGTACGGCGCGCTCGCCGTCGTCTGGTTCTACCTGATGCGGCGCTACGTGGTGCACGGGCCGGAGCAGCCTGCCGCGAGCCCGCCCACCGGCTCGGGGCCGGACAAACCCGCGGGGCCGGCCGGACGCTCCGGCGAAGAGCCTGCCGTCGAACAACTTTCGTTCGCCTACTAG
- the cydB gene encoding cytochrome d ubiquinol oxidase subunit II, which yields MSLQEFWFVLIGVLFTGYFVLEGFDFGVGMLMPILGKGSDTRRRVVLNTIGPVWDGNEVWVITAGGAMFAAFPEWYASLFSGFYLALLLLLVALILRICAIEYRGKIDDPRWRARCDLGIGIGSWIPALAWGWVFANVVRGVPLNEKKQFAGSVWDLLGPYALLGGLTTGLLFALHGAVFLGLKTGGEVRADAQRTAKLLLVPTAVVVGVFGVWTQLAYGTGWTWIPLGLAVLGLIGAGVAVYADRDGWAFTGTAVTVAAATALLFGSLFPNVLPSTIDAAFDLTIHNASSTPYTLKVMSWAAVLVTPVVLLYQGWTYWVFRKRITVDHIPAPIGLSLKD from the coding sequence ATGAGTTTGCAAGAGTTCTGGTTCGTGCTGATCGGGGTGCTGTTCACCGGGTACTTCGTGCTCGAGGGGTTCGACTTCGGCGTCGGCATGCTGATGCCGATCCTCGGCAAGGGCTCCGACACCCGAAGGCGGGTGGTGCTCAACACGATCGGGCCGGTCTGGGACGGCAACGAGGTCTGGGTCATCACCGCGGGCGGTGCCATGTTCGCCGCCTTCCCCGAGTGGTACGCCAGCCTGTTCTCCGGCTTCTACCTGGCGTTGCTGCTCTTGCTGGTGGCGTTGATCCTGCGGATCTGCGCGATCGAATACCGCGGCAAGATCGACGACCCGCGCTGGCGGGCGCGCTGTGACCTCGGCATCGGAATCGGTTCCTGGATACCGGCACTCGCGTGGGGCTGGGTCTTCGCGAACGTGGTGCGCGGTGTGCCGTTGAACGAGAAGAAGCAGTTCGCCGGTTCGGTGTGGGATCTGCTCGGACCCTACGCCCTGCTCGGCGGACTGACCACGGGACTGCTGTTCGCTCTGCACGGGGCGGTCTTCCTCGGTCTGAAGACCGGCGGCGAGGTGCGGGCCGACGCGCAGCGCACCGCCAAGCTGCTACTGGTGCCCACCGCGGTGGTCGTCGGCGTCTTCGGTGTCTGGACGCAGCTGGCTTACGGCACCGGGTGGACCTGGATTCCGTTGGGGCTGGCCGTGCTCGGGCTGATCGGCGCGGGCGTCGCGGTGTACGCGGACCGGGACGGCTGGGCTTTCACGGGCACCGCCGTCACGGTGGCGGCGGCGACCGCGCTGCTGTTCGGCTCGCTGTTCCCGAATGTGCTGCCCTCCACCATCGACGCCGCGTTCGATTTGACCATCCACAACGCGTCGTCCACGCCGTACACGCTGAAAGTGATGAGCTGGGCCGCCGTTCTGGTCACGCCGGTGGTGCTGCTGTACCAGGGCTGGACCTACTGGGTGTTCCGCAAACGGATCACCGTCGACCACATCCCCGCGCCCATCGGGCTTTCGCTGAAGGACTGA
- a CDS encoding ABC transporter ATP-binding protein/permease — protein sequence MARPPVDPRLWRYARSARRYLVLSVLLSLVITGSIVVAAVLLARVLAGVVTAPGQRTLGAWSTEILVLAVVLGVRVLAIWWQSRLGHRAGAGVVAELETAVLTAGAQLPPRELETRRTELAVVVGTGLSGLRGYLTGYLPALLLAVLVPPIVLAVIAIHDPISGLIVIVTLPLIPIFMILIGLLTQGRAEATLAATTRLSDQLLDLFAGMPTLRALGRETGGASADRISDGSRRMGGGRGVRSGATEADAPDSIELRRTTMVPRVRELGDALRQRTMRALRIAFLSSMVLEMLATLSVALIAVSIGLRLVFGEMSLYAGLVALILAPEVYLPLRMVGERFHAAQDGMAAADRAFAILESECGASDSAQASDSSAVVDKPGTFAAVGQRSGPNAGGVEVRDASSGRSDVDEVGLAGQNSGRVTGFGGVVEVRGLSVGARGGFAPEGLSAVCRPGEVTVLAGANGSGKSTAVQAILGLIEPDRGAVTVDGVDVRELDSAAWWARVAWLPQRPVLVPGTLRENLELFGAQAEKPAAHGAARVVDDLEAACVATGFDAVLDELPDRWDTVVGFGGVGLSLGQRQRLALTRVLAADRPILLLDEPTAHLDTDSEAAVLTALRQRARAGTTVILIGHRPTVLAAADHVIPVRAATNALTEVRG from the coding sequence ATGGCTCGACCGCCTGTCGACCCGCGCCTGTGGCGGTACGCGCGCTCGGCCCGCCGCTACCTGGTGCTGAGTGTGCTGCTGTCACTGGTGATCACCGGATCGATCGTCGTCGCGGCGGTCCTGCTCGCCCGGGTGCTGGCCGGGGTCGTCACCGCACCCGGCCAGCGCACGCTCGGCGCGTGGAGCACCGAAATACTGGTGCTCGCAGTCGTTCTCGGCGTGCGAGTGCTCGCCATCTGGTGGCAGTCGCGGCTCGGGCACCGGGCCGGAGCCGGCGTGGTCGCGGAGCTGGAAACCGCGGTGCTGACCGCCGGTGCGCAGCTGCCGCCACGTGAACTCGAAACCCGCAGAACAGAACTCGCGGTCGTCGTCGGCACCGGGTTGTCCGGGCTGCGCGGCTACCTCACCGGCTACCTGCCCGCGCTGCTGCTCGCCGTGCTGGTACCGCCGATCGTGTTGGCCGTCATCGCGATACACGATCCGATCTCGGGTCTGATCGTGATCGTCACCTTGCCGCTCATCCCGATCTTCATGATCCTCATCGGACTGCTCACCCAAGGCCGGGCCGAGGCGACACTCGCCGCGACCACCCGGCTGTCCGATCAGCTGCTCGACCTGTTCGCCGGGATGCCGACGTTGCGCGCGTTGGGACGGGAAACCGGTGGGGCATCGGCTGATCGGATCAGTGATGGCTCGAGGCGAATGGGTGGCGGGCGTGGAGTCCGCTCTGGCGCAACCGAAGCGGATGCGCCGGATTCCATCGAGTTGCGCCGGACCACCATGGTGCCCAGGGTGCGCGAGCTGGGCGATGCGCTGCGGCAGCGGACGATGCGGGCACTCCGCATCGCCTTCCTCTCCTCCATGGTGCTGGAAATGCTCGCGACACTCAGCGTCGCTCTGATCGCCGTCTCCATCGGCCTACGCCTGGTCTTCGGCGAAATGAGTCTGTACGCGGGCCTGGTCGCGCTGATCCTCGCCCCCGAGGTCTACCTCCCGCTCCGCATGGTCGGCGAACGATTCCACGCCGCCCAAGACGGGATGGCCGCCGCCGACCGCGCCTTCGCGATCCTCGAATCGGAGTGCGGCGCAAGTGATTCGGCGCAGGCAAGTGACTCTTCGGCGGTGGTCGACAAGCCCGGGACGTTTGCTGCGGTTGGTCAGCGGAGCGGGCCGAATGCGGGTGGTGTCGAGGTTCGTGATGCTTCGAGCGGGCGTTCGGATGTGGACGAAGTCGGGCTGGCGGGTCAAAACAGCGGGCGGGTGACAGGGTTTGGCGGGGTGGTCGAGGTGCGGGGGTTGTCTGTGGGGGCGCGTGGGGGTTTCGCGCCCGAGGGGTTGTCTGCGGTGTGTCGGCCGGGGGAGGTGACGGTGCTCGCCGGGGCCAACGGGAGCGGGAAATCTACGGCGGTCCAGGCGATTCTGGGGTTGATCGAGCCTGATCGCGGGGCGGTGACGGTCGACGGGGTCGATGTGCGGGAACTGGATTCGGCCGCGTGGTGGGCGCGGGTGGCCTGGTTGCCGCAGCGGCCCGTGCTGGTGCCGGGCACACTCCGGGAGAACCTCGAGTTGTTCGGCGCGCAAGCGGAGAAGCCCGCGGCGCACGGGGCCGCACGGGTCGTGGACGATCTCGAAGCCGCCTGCGTCGCCACCGGTTTCGACGCAGTGCTGGACGAACTGCCCGACCGCTGGGACACCGTGGTCGGCTTCGGCGGCGTCGGCCTCTCCCTCGGCCAACGCCAACGTCTCGCCCTCACTCGGGTTCTCGCCGCCGACCGCCCGATCCTGCTCCTCGACGAACCCACCGCCCACCTCGACACCGACAGCGAAGCCGCGGTCCTCACCGCACTACGCCAACGAGCCCGCGCCGGCACCACGGTCATCCTCATCGGCCACCGCCCCACCGTCCTGGCCGCCGCCGACCACGTCATCCCAGTCCGCGCCGCCACGAACGCCCTGACGGAGGTGCGGGGATGA
- the cydC gene encoding thiol reductant ABC exporter subunit CydC, with amino-acid sequence MSGALVGDLRRMWALLGLSRWRVVVAVGWGVLALGSGLGLAALAAWLIARAWQMPPVLDLSIAVVTVRALGISRGLCRYLERLATHDVALRAMTTARTTVYRTLARSDFWLHRPTRSKDSAAQGGSATALRRGDLLVRTGSDIDDLGAVVVRVFVPVAVAVVLSLVAIGLLATISVAAAAILAGALALSGVAAPWLSARAARDAERAVRADRAEFTAQSLTVLDHAAELRVAGRLDAALAAAATASRRAVAAEDKAAARSAWSAAATPLAIGASVLGALLIGITLYGPSGGTPGAMTPMALTILVLLPLSAFEAVGPLPAAAQSLTTARAALHRLTQLDEMQVHRQGSAARCDSSDSASAQVVSEVPVGRRVAVVGPSGSGKTTLLMRWAGLFETPRPGVTFFAEDAHLFGTSVLENLRVGCGDLSVSDAEKALRTVGLGEWLDGLADGVHTDLIGGAAAVSGGQRRRILLARALVSPARVLLLDEPTEHLEADAGAQLLRDLLDAESGLVEPDRIVVVVTHQLPAGHRADVIVRVDASGQVTTHFPDQAGTVSAHREIPLPTR; translated from the coding sequence ATGAGCGGGGCGTTGGTGGGGGATTTGCGGCGGATGTGGGCGTTGCTGGGGTTGTCGCGGTGGCGTGTGGTGGTTGCGGTGGGGTGGGGAGTGCTGGCGCTCGGGAGCGGGCTCGGGTTGGCGGCGTTGGCGGCCTGGTTGATCGCGCGGGCATGGCAGATGCCGCCGGTGCTGGATTTGAGTATCGCGGTGGTCACCGTACGGGCGCTCGGCATTTCGCGGGGGCTGTGCCGGTACCTGGAACGGTTGGCGACGCACGATGTGGCGTTGCGGGCGATGACGACGGCTCGCACCACGGTGTATCGCACACTGGCGCGATCGGACTTCTGGTTGCATCGGCCGACGCGTTCGAAAGACTCGGCGGCGCAAGGAGGGAGCGCTACGGCGCTGCGGCGCGGTGATCTACTCGTTCGAACGGGCAGCGATATCGATGATCTCGGCGCGGTCGTGGTACGGGTGTTCGTGCCCGTCGCGGTGGCCGTGGTGCTTTCGCTCGTGGCGATCGGACTGCTTGCCACCATCTCGGTGGCGGCCGCGGCCATTCTGGCTGGGGCGCTGGCACTTTCCGGTGTAGCGGCACCCTGGCTGTCGGCTCGGGCCGCACGTGACGCGGAACGCGCGGTGCGAGCAGACCGGGCCGAGTTCACTGCCCAGTCGTTGACCGTGCTCGATCACGCAGCCGAACTGCGAGTGGCGGGCCGCCTCGACGCCGCGCTCGCCGCCGCTGCCACAGCCTCGCGGCGCGCGGTCGCCGCGGAGGACAAGGCAGCGGCGCGCAGTGCCTGGTCGGCCGCGGCCACACCGCTCGCCATCGGCGCAAGTGTGCTGGGCGCCTTGCTGATCGGCATCACCCTCTACGGGCCCTCCGGCGGCACCCCTGGCGCCATGACACCGATGGCGCTCACCATCCTGGTCCTCCTCCCACTGTCGGCATTCGAAGCCGTCGGCCCACTCCCCGCCGCGGCCCAATCCCTCACCACCGCCCGCGCCGCCCTGCACCGCCTGACCCAACTCGACGAAATGCAGGTCCACCGTCAAGGTTCCGCCGCTCGTTGTGACTCGTCGGATAGTGCGTCGGCGCAGGTGGTTTCGGAGGTTCCGGTGGGGCGTCGGGTTGCGGTGGTGGGGCCCAGCGGATCTGGGAAGACGACGTTGCTCATGCGGTGGGCCGGGTTGTTCGAAACTCCGCGTCCCGGGGTCACGTTCTTTGCGGAGGACGCGCATCTGTTCGGTACTTCGGTGTTGGAGAATCTGCGGGTCGGATGCGGTGATCTCAGTGTGTCCGACGCCGAGAAAGCTTTGCGCACAGTGGGTCTCGGTGAATGGCTGGACGGGCTGGCGGACGGTGTGCACACGGATCTCATCGGCGGTGCGGCTGCGGTGTCCGGTGGGCAGCGTCGTCGAATTCTGCTCGCCCGGGCACTCGTGTCGCCGGCGCGGGTGCTGCTGCTCGACGAACCCACCGAGCACCTGGAGGCCGACGCTGGGGCACAGTTGCTGCGCGACCTGCTGGACGCCGAGAGCGGGCTGGTGGAACCCGACCGAATTGTGGTCGTCGTCACACATCAGCTCCCGGCGGGCCACCGCGCCGACGTGATCGTCCGTGTAGACGCATCAGGCCAGGTGACGACGCATTTTCCGGACCAGGCGGGCACCGTTTCCGCCCACCGAGAAATTCCGTTGCCGACCCGCTGA
- a CDS encoding FABP family protein, giving the protein MSELASEGSSPAERASEQLNGNGSADPAPRRSGDAAVSEAAERAKSTGARNIPGLPDLPLPEDTANLRLGPDLSSSMLALLPMVGVWRGEGEGNHPERGDYRFGQQIIVSHDGGDYLAWDSRSWVINADGSYGGPDLRESGFWRVGIDGNDEVIELLLTHSTGIVELFYGEALTQSSWELATDVVIRSQSGIVVGGAKRLYGIVEGGDLAYVEERVVADGPLEPRLSARLQRYIG; this is encoded by the coding sequence ATGAGTGAACTCGCGAGCGAGGGTTCCAGTCCAGCCGAGCGAGCGAGTGAACAACTGAACGGCAACGGTTCGGCGGATCCGGCTCCCCGCCGCAGCGGTGACGCGGCCGTGTCCGAGGCTGCCGAGCGCGCCAAGTCGACCGGTGCGCGCAACATCCCCGGTCTCCCCGACCTGCCATTACCCGAGGACACCGCGAACCTGCGCCTCGGCCCCGACCTGAGTTCCTCCATGCTCGCCCTGCTGCCCATGGTCGGCGTGTGGCGTGGCGAGGGCGAAGGCAACCACCCCGAGCGTGGCGACTACCGCTTCGGCCAGCAGATCATCGTCTCCCACGACGGCGGCGACTACCTGGCCTGGGATTCCCGCTCCTGGGTGATCAACGCCGACGGCAGCTACGGCGGCCCCGACCTGCGCGAGAGCGGTTTCTGGCGCGTCGGCATCGACGGCAACGACGAGGTCATCGAACTGCTGCTGACCCACAGCACCGGCATCGTCGAACTCTTCTACGGCGAAGCCCTCACCCAGTCCTCCTGGGAATTGGCCACCGACGTGGTCATCCGCAGCCAGTCCGGCATCGTCGTCGGCGGCGCCAAACGCCTCTACGGCATCGTCGAAGGCGGCGACCTCGCCTACGTCGAAGAGCGCGTCGTAGCCGACGGTCCGCTCGAACCGCGCCTCTCCGCCCGCCTCCAGCGCTACATCGGCTGA
- a CDS encoding DUF1416 domain-containing protein, translated as MCAAPTQGQAIPAGVDVEKETVITGRVLSTDGQPVGGAFVRLLDGNGDFTAEVVASGTGDFRFFAAPGAWTVRALSSAGNGSAEIRPDGAGIHPVDVAVAK; from the coding sequence ATGTGTGCAGCACCTACCCAGGGTCAGGCCATCCCCGCCGGTGTCGACGTGGAGAAGGAAACGGTCATCACCGGCCGCGTCCTGAGCACCGACGGCCAGCCGGTGGGCGGCGCGTTCGTGCGCCTGCTCGACGGCAACGGTGATTTCACCGCCGAGGTCGTCGCCTCCGGCACCGGCGACTTCCGCTTCTTCGCGGCGCCCGGCGCGTGGACCGTGCGGGCACTCTCCTCGGCCGGCAACGGCTCCGCGGAGATCCGCCCCGACGGCGCCGGAATCCACCCGGTGGACGTCGCGGTCGCCAAGTAA
- a CDS encoding sulfurtransferase: MARSDVLVSVDWAEENLNAPGVVFVEVDEDTSAYDGGHIEGAVRLDWKKDLQDQVRRDFVNQEQFSDLLSARGISNDDEVVLYGGNNNWFAAYAYWYFKLYGHNNVKLLDGGRKKWELDGRPLSTAGVNRPATQYKAAAPDVSIRAFRDEVIAAIGTKNLVDVRSPDEFSGKILAPAHLPQEQSQRPGHIPGAINVPWSKAANEDGTFKSDAELTEIYKEAGLDGEKDTIAYCRIGERSSHTWFVLQELLGHSNVKNYDGSWTEYGSLVGAPIELGA, from the coding sequence ATGGCTCGCTCCGATGTCCTGGTCTCCGTGGACTGGGCCGAAGAGAACCTCAACGCCCCCGGCGTCGTCTTCGTCGAGGTCGACGAGGACACCTCCGCCTACGACGGTGGCCACATCGAGGGTGCTGTCCGGCTCGACTGGAAGAAGGACCTGCAGGATCAGGTTCGTCGTGACTTCGTGAACCAGGAGCAGTTCTCCGATCTGCTCTCGGCCCGCGGCATCTCGAACGACGACGAGGTAGTCCTGTACGGCGGCAACAACAACTGGTTCGCCGCGTACGCCTACTGGTACTTCAAGCTGTACGGCCACAACAACGTCAAGCTGCTCGACGGTGGTCGTAAGAAGTGGGAGCTCGACGGCCGCCCGCTGTCCACCGCCGGCGTCAACCGTCCGGCCACCCAGTACAAGGCCGCCGCCCCCGACGTCTCGATCCGTGCCTTCCGGGACGAGGTCATCGCGGCCATCGGCACCAAGAACCTGGTCGACGTCCGCTCGCCCGACGAGTTCTCCGGCAAGATCCTGGCCCCCGCGCACCTGCCGCAGGAACAGAGCCAGCGTCCCGGCCACATCCCCGGCGCCATCAACGTGCCGTGGAGCAAGGCCGCGAACGAGGACGGCACCTTCAAGTCCGACGCCGAACTCACCGAGATCTACAAGGAAGCCGGCCTCGACGGCGAGAAGGACACCATCGCCTACTGCCGCATCGGCGAGCGCTCCTCGCACACCTGGTTCGTGCTGCAGGAGCTGCTCGGCCACAGCAATGTCAAGAACTACGACGGGAGCTGGACCGAGTACGGCTCCCTCGTCGGTGCACCGATCGAATTGGGAGCGTAA
- a CDS encoding DUF4395 domain-containing protein: MSTEIRNTSQNQSIPQGQVDVRGPRFAAWITTAVLALVLIAAIFSPIAAAVLIAVQAVVFAIGAAYGPRKHPYGRIYAKFVAPRRAPTTETEPVPPLKFAQLLGLVFAAVSLLGFALGSTIVGAVFAGFALFAAFLNAAFGICLGCQIYPLVARFRRIAAPTGGGPGSPAPN; encoded by the coding sequence ATGTCCACCGAAATTCGTAATACTTCGCAGAATCAGTCAATTCCGCAGGGACAGGTAGATGTTCGCGGCCCGCGTTTCGCCGCCTGGATCACCACCGCCGTCCTGGCCCTGGTACTGATCGCCGCCATCTTCTCCCCCATCGCGGCCGCGGTGCTGATCGCCGTTCAGGCGGTCGTCTTCGCGATCGGCGCCGCCTACGGCCCGCGTAAGCACCCGTACGGCCGCATCTACGCGAAATTCGTCGCGCCGCGCCGGGCCCCGACCACCGAAACCGAGCCGGTGCCGCCGCTGAAATTCGCGCAGCTGCTCGGCCTGGTGTTCGCGGCCGTCAGCCTGCTGGGCTTCGCGCTCGGCTCCACAATCGTCGGCGCGGTGTTCGCCGGCTTCGCCCTGTTCGCGGCGTTCCTGAACGCGGCGTTCGGGATCTGCCTGGGTTGCCAGATCTACCCGCTGGTCGCCCGTTTCCGCCGGATAGCTGCACCAACTGGCGGTGGTCCGGGGTCCCCGGCACCGAACTGA